The sequence TTCTGACGATGACTACCGGATGTTCGACGATAAAGGTGGAGACCGATTTCGATCCCGACGCTGATTTCGCGGCGCTCAGGACGTATCAGTGGATCGAGCATGTAAAAAAGACGGACAGCCAGATGATGAAAGACCCGCTGATCAGAAAACACGTCATAACGGCGGTCGAAAACGAGATGGATGCCCTCGGATATTTCAAGGCTGTCAACGAAAAACCCGATTTTCTGATCGCTTTCTACACCGGCGCGAAAAACAGGGTCGATGTGACTCACTACCATTACAGGTATGGAAGGTGGGGGCGGTTCCACGGACGCGATATCAGTGTCCGCAAATACCGCGAGGGAACATTGATACTCGATATCATAGATGCCCGCACGAAACAGCTTGTCTGGAGAGGATGGGCCAAAAGTGTGCTCCATGGAAGAGAGGACGCCGCTGAGGACATAAAAGCATCGGTAAAAAAGATGCTCGGCAGATATCCACCGAAATAAACGATATCAGGGGGTTTCCCCGGACAGATCGCTCCCGCCCGCCCGGATGATCAGGACTCCTTGCGCAGCCTCCCCCGCCTGATGGCGCCATGGCCGAATCTGTGCGCGATATCGTCTACCGCCTGGTCCACCCTGTCCCACCTTTCCTCTTCGGCAGGTCTTTCGTCGAAAAGATCGTACTGGCCGGCCTTTTCCTCCGGTTCGAGATTGGAGACTCCGACCCCTATCAATCTTTTTCTTCTGTTTCCGATCGACGCTGCGAGAAGTTTTCCCGCTTCGGCATAGATCTTCCTGCCCTGGTGCGTCGGGTTATCGAGCGTTATGCTGCGCGTTATCATCGAGTGATCGAAATCCTTGAGTTTCAGCGTTATCGTCCTGCCGGCAAGATTCTGGTTTCTCAACCTTCCGGCGACTTTTTCCGAGAGGGAAAGCAGATACCTTTCGAGGATTGCCTTGTCGGCGGTATCTTCGGCAAAAGTCAATTCGTTGCTTATCGATTTGGGCCTTGAATACGGTATCACGGGAGGATTGTGATCTCCCAGGGCGATCTCGAGGAGCCTCGATCCCTGTTTTCCGAAAAGTTCCGAAACACGCGCTGGTGGCAGTTTCCTTATGTCGCCAAGATATCTTATCCCCTTCTTTCTCAGCTGTTCTGCGCTTTTTTCCCCGACACCCGGCACCTTCCCGATCGGCAGGCCGCATAGGAATCCGTCGACCATTCCAGGAGGGATCACCGCCATACCGTCAGGCTTGTCGATATCCGATGCTATCTTCGCGACGAGTTTGCCCGTCGAAAGCCCCGCCGAACAGGTCAGTCCTGTCTCCTCTTTTATCTCCCGCCTTATAGCGACGACTATATCCTCATACCTTCCAAAGAGCCTCATCGTCCCGGACAGGTCGATGAACGCTTCGTCGATCGATACCTGTTCCACCAGCGGGGAGTAACGGCCGAGAAGCCTGATTATCTTTCGGGATATTTCAACGTAGCGGTTCATCCTGCCTGGCTGGATGACGAGGTCGGGGCAGAGTCTTTTTGCCTGAAATATCGGCATCGCTGAATGGATGCCGTACTCTCTCGCTTTGTAACTCGCCGCGGCCACGACGCCCCGGTCGCTGCTACCGCCGACTATGACAGATCTATCGGCAAGTCCGGGGAAATCGAGGATCTCGATCGACGCGAAAAAAGCGTCCATATCTATATGAGCGATAGCGGGATCTTCCGGTCTCCATTCGCCTTTCCCGGCGGGATATGCTACAGGCCTGTACAACGGCGGCGTCCTCTCCCTCTATCCGCGTATCTCTCAACCGATCCATAAAGTCGTTTCTGCCTTATTTCTATAATCATCCGGACGGATTTTCAATACTTTACTATTATCGAGACTATCCCTTCGTCCGGCGCGTCTTCGAGCACCCTGCTGTCGCTGCTTATCCTCGCTGGATCGCCGGCGACAAGATCTCCCAGGACTGCGCTGAGATGATCGGCCAGATCCCTCGCCTCGGCTATTGTCCGCGCCTTCGTCTCGATTATTACCCGGTGCCCGGGCCGCTCGATCTGGTTGAGCCAGGAAGCCGCTTCTAGCAGCAGCTCGGGTACGCCCCCGGCAGTCCGCGCGGAATTGGCAGCAGTGTTCCGGATCTCGCTTCCTGAGATCACGAGGACGTTTCTTTTATCGTTGACGAGGTAGAACGGCGGCAGCCGGAAGCTATCCCCTATGTAGCTCCTCGGATTACCTGCCCTATCCCAGGTCTCAACGACGAATGAATAGGTCAGCCCGGGGACTGCCTCGATCCCTTCTTCCGTACTACCGTCCCAGCATATCTCCTCAGGAGGCCTTCCCTTTCCAGAATAGGTCTTAATGACACGGCCCCTTGAATCGGCGATCGTCAGATTCCACTTTTCGACCTTGCCGATCCCGGGCCTGAACGAAGCGACTTTCCCTGTCGCGAAAAGATGCGACCACGGTCTGCCCGTGTACCTGTCTCTTTCCAGCGCCGAGAGGAAAATCATACTCGACGCGATATCGACCGACTCCCAGCTTTCTTTCCAACCCAGCCCCGGCGCTCTTCTCGCTGCCAGGTCCAGATCTAGCGCTGGACGGTCGAAATCGAGGTTGATCCTGTCCTCACCCTCTATCGTAAGATTTCGAAGGACACTCCCGTCGACCCCACCGGTAAGGGAGATCCCGGAACCACCGATACCCGGGGATACAGTACTGTCCGGAACAACAGCGGCGACAGATGCCGGTGGAGCAATCGCCACCGCTTTACCACTGGACATCGCGGCCACTGATATCGTAAGCAGTGCTACTATCACAACTGGTCGAAAAAGATGTGAATCATGTCGTTTCATTATCCTTTACTCCTTACTTGACTCTCTGCTTCCATTAATCGCCGCTCGATCCTCCGAGCCTGTAATCAAAGACTATTTTCCCCCACTGTTCACTGACCGCGCCCCGGGGCAGAGATTCAAACCTCCACCCGGACAGAGCGTTCTTCGCTCCTGAATCGAATTCCTCGAAACCTGACGACCTGTCGATCAGTATATTTTCCTTGATCCTTCCGTCAGGCAGCACGACAAAATGAAGCATCACCGAAGATTCTATACCGCTCTTCTTCGCCCACTCGGGGTACGCGGGCAAATCGTACTGAAGCAGATCCCTGTCGGCAACGGGGCCGCTGAGCTTGATCCCCCCCACGGAAACTGATTTCGGGTCCTCGTCATTTGTTTTATAACCTGCTTTTTTTACCGGCTCGACGACCGGCATCGCATGGATCTCTTTTCTGCCGGGAGCGTGTTCGAGATCGACAGGCTCGCTTCTCCCCGTTTCCAGCGGTAACTGCTGCCTGCCCGCCTGCCTGGCAAGGCTCGATGAGGCCGCCTTCGGGCGCTTGATATGAACAGGCGTGGCAATAGACGCCGCCAGGGCCTTTCTGCCTATCCTGCTCTCGAGGCTGGTAAAATGTCTGTTCAGTCTCTCCCCCGTCTCGGCGGCGCCGGGGACCTCGACCGGACTGTCCTTTTTCTTGGGATTTTTCCTTGTGGCGACCCGGGCAGGGGTCGTATTGACTATAGCTATTCCCTGGTCGGCCGGGACTTTCTCGATCCATGATATCTCTATGACCTTTTCCGGTTCGGGCAGTTCAGGCCGGTACCAGTCGTAAGACTGGCATACCACTCCGGCCACGATATGAAGAAGAGCGCTCGCCAGGATGAACCGATTCGTCCTCGACCGTATCGAAGCGATCTCGAATTTTAGAGCGTAGGTGTCCATTCGACTCCCCTCTCTCCCTGTGATGTGGCGATCGCGAGCCTCCTCGCTCCGGCGTTACGTGCTTCTTTCAGGATCTCCCTGACCATCCTGTACGGAACATCCTCATCCGCCCTGATTACGACCAGGGTAGATTCCCGGCCGGGCATGGAAAGCAGTTCTTTCAATTCGGCGGCAAGCCCTTCCCTTGATACTATATTCTTTTCCAGCGAAAGCTCGCCGGTCAGCCCGAGGGTGATGCTCAATCTCGACTCATCCTCCACTCCCCTCGTCTGTGTCTTAGGCAGGTTGACTCCTATATCAGATATTGAAAGGACCGGAGCCGTTATCAGAAGTATTATCACCAGCACCAGGGCCACATCTATGATCGGAGTGACATTTACTCCCATGATCCCCGGTGTTGCTTTCATTAATCTTCCCTTCATCTTATCTCCCTGTCACAGCGATATCGGTGATCCCGCAGACCTTTACCTGATCGACGACATCTACGAACGCCCCGTGCGACACTGAACCGTCGCATGAGATGACCGCCTGTCTGCCGCCATCACTCCCAGCCAGCGGGAGCAGCGCTGCCGCGAGGCTCTCTCTGTTGACCATACGGTCATCTACCCTGACGCTGTCCTCCGATACGATCGAAAGAGTCAGTACCGTCTTTTCCCCGACAGGCTGATCTTTCTGCTGTTCCGATCCCCGGATAAATATGCTCGATTCAAAAGCGAGCGGTGTGAGCAGCATCAACATGACAACAAGCACGAGCGACACGTCTATCAGCGGCGTCATGTTCGCGCTGTGTATGCCATATCCATTTTTGCCGTCTTCATCTAACAGAAGCATCTTAACTCCCTGTCTCCATTATCAGCGCTCTGAGGCTGCGGGCGTTGTTCTCGGCAACGGTCAGGATCACATTGGCCCGCCGCGAGAAGTGGTTGTAAAGCATGATCGCCGGTACCGCTATGACTATTCCTCCCGCCGTCGTAAGAAGAGCTTCGGCCACGCCGGCGGCGACCACCGACGGCGCCGCGGACCCGGCGGCTGCCATATTGGAAAACGCTCTCATTATTCCCCATATCGTTCCCAGTAGACCGATCAGGGGTGCTACGGCCGCCATCGTTCCGAGGACTCCGAGGTTTTTCTCGAAAAGCATCTTCTGCTCGCTGAGGCTTATCTGGAGCCTTTCCTCGACAGGTTCGCTGTTGATATCCTTCCCTTCAAAGATCTGAAGGGCGACCGCTCCCATCGGATGGGGAGACGATTCGCATGCTCTGTACGCTTCCTTCAGGTCCCTGTTCTTAATCTTTTTTATCGATAATGCCATCGTTTCCTCGGGTCTTCCCCTGCGCTTGAAAAAGTAGTACAGCCTCTCGACAGCCACGCCAAAAGTTATGACGCTGCATACGAGCAGGACGAGGAAGATCGGACTGTCGGCGAGAGCATCCATCCAGTTGAACTCCGAAAACATCTTTCATCTCCTTTTTGAATCGTTCGTTTCTTTTCCGATCGCGCGTCGGTGATATCAGCCGCGGCGCGGCGTCCGGACCAGCCGACCCGGTCTGCTGCGGCCTTTTACTTAAGGGCTTCTTCTATCTGAGCGACCCTTTCCCTCGCCGCCCCGATAAGATCGGGATCGTCGGTGTGCCGGATGATATCCCTGTACGCGATCAACGCGTTTTTAAAGTTCATCTTTTTCTCGTGAAGCGCGGCTGAACGGATCACGGCGGAGATCCTGAACGGATCAGTCTTGTCCTCCGAATCAACAGCTTTGATGTACGCCGCGAGAGCCTTTTCGGGATCTCCCATCCTCTCACGGCAATATCCGATATGGTAATTCAGCTCGATCTGAAGCGATGGAACCTCTTCCGCCGCCGGCAGTATCCTGGCGAATTCCCTGGCAGCCTTCTCGAACATCTTCTGCTCTTCATATATCTCGCCGAGAAGTTTGGAAACTTCCATCTCCCGCGTCCGGTCAGGCCCGTTATCGCCCGCTACAGCCACGCCATTAGTCCTGTACCGGTCAAGCATTGCGATCGCGGCGTCGTAATCACCGAGGATCCGGTAGCACATCCCGAGGTTGTAGATCGATGCCAGCTTCGTCTCTTCATCGGCATCCATTTCAAGGACAGCGTTGAAATCTTCCGCCGCGACGGTGTATTCCCCTTCATTGAACCGGATCATCCCCAGCCTGAAGGTAGCGGCTGGTTCAAACTCGCTCTTCTCGAAATAAGCAAGGAACTCTTCCCACGCCAACCTTGCCAGCGATATCGAATCAGCCCGGCTGTACGAATCAGCCATGAAGAACCACGCCCGGTCGGCGGCTGAATAGGTCGGGAATCT is a genomic window of Candidatus Krumholzibacteriota bacterium containing:
- a CDS encoding DUF4136 domain-containing protein; this translates as MRSLLIIGCICLLTMTTGCSTIKVETDFDPDADFAALRTYQWIEHVKKTDSQMMKDPLIRKHVITAVENEMDALGYFKAVNEKPDFLIAFYTGAKNRVDVTHYHYRYGRWGRFHGRDISVRKYREGTLILDIIDARTKQLVWRGWAKSVLHGREDAAEDIKASVKKMLGRYPPK
- a CDS encoding DNA polymerase IV translates to MYRPVAYPAGKGEWRPEDPAIAHIDMDAFFASIEILDFPGLADRSVIVGGSSDRGVVAAASYKAREYGIHSAMPIFQAKRLCPDLVIQPGRMNRYVEISRKIIRLLGRYSPLVEQVSIDEAFIDLSGTMRLFGRYEDIVVAIRREIKEETGLTCSAGLSTGKLVAKIASDIDKPDGMAVIPPGMVDGFLCGLPIGKVPGVGEKSAEQLRKKGIRYLGDIRKLPPARVSELFGKQGSRLLEIALGDHNPPVIPYSRPKSISNELTFAEDTADKAILERYLLSLSEKVAGRLRNQNLAGRTITLKLKDFDHSMITRSITLDNPTHQGRKIYAEAGKLLAASIGNRRKRLIGVGVSNLEPEEKAGQYDLFDERPAEEERWDRVDQAVDDIAHRFGHGAIRRGRLRKES
- a CDS encoding energy transducer TonB, translating into MDTYALKFEIASIRSRTNRFILASALLHIVAGVVCQSYDWYRPELPEPEKVIEISWIEKVPADQGIAIVNTTPARVATRKNPKKKDSPVEVPGAAETGERLNRHFTSLESRIGRKALAASIATPVHIKRPKAASSSLARQAGRQQLPLETGRSEPVDLEHAPGRKEIHAMPVVEPVKKAGYKTNDEDPKSVSVGGIKLSGPVADRDLLQYDLPAYPEWAKKSGIESSVMLHFVVLPDGRIKENILIDRSSGFEEFDSGAKNALSGWRFESLPRGAVSEQWGKIVFDYRLGGSSGD
- a CDS encoding biopolymer transporter ExbD; amino-acid sequence: MKGRLMKATPGIMGVNVTPIIDVALVLVIILLITAPVLSISDIGVNLPKTQTRGVEDESRLSITLGLTGELSLEKNIVSREGLAAELKELLSMPGRESTLVVIRADEDVPYRMVREILKEARNAGARRLAIATSQGERGVEWTPTL
- a CDS encoding biopolymer transporter ExbD, which produces MLLLDEDGKNGYGIHSANMTPLIDVSLVLVVMLMLLTPLAFESSIFIRGSEQQKDQPVGEKTVLTLSIVSEDSVRVDDRMVNRESLAAALLPLAGSDGGRQAVISCDGSVSHGAFVDVVDQVKVCGITDIAVTGR
- a CDS encoding MotA/TolQ/ExbB proton channel family protein; this translates as MFSEFNWMDALADSPIFLVLLVCSVITFGVAVERLYYFFKRRGRPEETMALSIKKIKNRDLKEAYRACESSPHPMGAVALQIFEGKDINSEPVEERLQISLSEQKMLFEKNLGVLGTMAAVAPLIGLLGTIWGIMRAFSNMAAAGSAAPSVVAAGVAEALLTTAGGIVIAVPAIMLYNHFSRRANVILTVAENNARSLRALIMETGS